The genomic region CCAAgctatcattttttttatggtttCCTTTGATTTAACGAAATAGTTTCTTAAATGTTTTTGGTTTGAAGATTATGCTTAACAGATATATTTGGGAAAGGTGTGCTTAATGTAATGTGCCACACAAAACCTTACCttacttatttttaatcaagtgtttttggaaaaaaaattagtgttAATCGATGGATTTTAACATATTTGGTATTATctttaattaagattttatcTTTCACTCTAAAAAATAAGTGTTTCATATAAATATgttgtttaataatattaaatgctgaatattaaaatattttatatttttaaatttactctCCTCctactattttaaataaaaccattttTATGGATTCATCATctttatcattaaaaataaaacatttttattgagttggtgttctaatttaattagaaaattacttTAATGCCCTTTtgctattaaaataaatatattattttgagggTACTTTAGTCTTTTAGTTTAAAAAGatcattaaaaatatgcatGAGATGAAATTTGAACTCATGCAGActgagttaataaaattttaaatttatcattcaatcaaagttttattttaatacttttatgcattttaattttaggtttattatataaaaaaactcctTGAAAACATTCAATAACCAATTGGGCCATCAGTTAAAAATAGCACTCAATTGAGACCTTAATCGAGTTTAAGCACTCAACTGAATCctcaattaaatttaagcaatcaattaagcccttgtTCTTTGACAAGGGTGCTGAGATACATCAAAGGAACAACTGCTTTTGGTGTCTGGTTCGCAATGGTGAACTTCTTGAAACTTATTAGGTACACTGACAGTGACTGGACTTGATCAGTGGATGACATGCGAAGTATCTCTGAATATTTCTTTTCGCTTGGATCTGGGGTATTCTCATGAAATTTGAAGAAGCAATCAACAGTTACTCAATCCACAGCTGAAGCTGAGTATGTAGCTGTAATAACAACAGTCAACCTAGCGATGTGGTTgagaagaattttattttatttgaatcgTGAGCAGGTTGaaacaactcaatttttttgtgACAACCAACTAATCATAGCAAATGCGAAGAATCTAGTCTTTCATTGAAagataaaacattttaaaatcaaatactACTTTGTAAGAGAAGTAAAGAAAGTGACTTTAGTCTATTGCAGTTCGGAAGATTAATTTGTAGATATCCTGACCAAACTACTCAATAAGTTGAGGTTTGaaaagttaataaataaaattactatttgcAACACGAAGGCTAAGAAGGAGTGTTGGGAAGAGGTCATCCATGCGAGCTCACCTAAAGATGCAAGCTCACAAAGACTATAAGCTTATCAAATTGCGAACTCATCAAAATTGACGAATCTTCTACATATGGCGAGCTACTCCAAATGAACACATACTATCACAAAGTGACGAGTTCCTTACTTTGGCAAACTAAAGTCATAGTAAAACATGCGAGCTGCCTTGAAACTGCGAAACAACTGGAATTTAAAAGCTTATGTGTAAATTTTGTTTacagaatatatatatatatatatatatatttattagtatttattagtataatatatttaatatttattatcataaaatctTTAAAGCTTTAACAGAGGAATTTGTACCTCTTCTCTGCAGGTTTTGTAATTCCAACTAAACCCTTCAAAACCCTCGTAGCATTTTCGTGAACCGTCTAATCACTTCGCTGCCTCCACTAATGGCGACCCAAGCCCTCTCTCGCGCTCTCCTCTCGAAACCCAAAGCCCTTTCTTCCTTACTCTTCCCTTCCTCCCGCTCTTTCTCTTccttttcctcctcctcctccgcCGCTTCCTCCACCAAAACTCTTATCACCCCATCGCCACCCCCTTCCCTCTCCTTCCTCCGTCGCCTTCGTGCCCCGCCTTACTACTCACTCCTTCGAGGCTCACTTTCCCCAGCTGTTAAATCGTTCTCGACTCGAGCAGCCAGGTCCTCCCTCAATGATCCCAATCCTAACTACTCGAACCGGCCCCCGAAAGAGACCATCTTGCTCGACGGATGTGATTTTGAGCATTGGCTTGTTGTGATGGAGCCGCCTAAAGAGGATGCTACTAGGGATGATATTATTGATAGTTATATCAAAACCCTAGCTCAAGTAGTGGGCAGGTATTCTTTTTCGGCTATTTTTTTGCTAATTTACAATGAGTTtctttttggttgttttttaaatattaagctATAtgcagtttaatttttttggaatcAGCAACAATGAAAGTactgattttttgttttgttttgtttatatgGCATTGAAGttgtaattttattacattCATTTACAATCAACTCTGGCttttattgctttattttaCATGGTAGCAACTTTTGAGGATACTAAGccttatttttcatgttttttcttGTCTGCTAATGGATGTTGAGGAAAGTGGCGACTATATATAGTTTGATTGTTATGTTTCACGATTTCTTTTTTCATGGGAAATATGAATGTACTGTGAGTGTTGGAATAAAGGTTGTTGGTTCGATGTTAGTCCGGGTTTATTGCTTTATCATTGATCTTAAGTGTTATTGTTTATTTGAGTTCtagaaatggaaagaaaaataatatgttGAATTCAATGTTCTACTGTTTGTAGTTCggatgttatttttattttcgcaCGAGTAGATACTTGTGTCATtcctacacttcttttattgtTAGCACAAGATGAGTATGGTAACTCAGATAGGAGAGTATCTGCATATTAACTCCAgtctttgaaataaatttattcatccTTGATATGGAACTGTGATACATAATTCTTTTGTCATTGTAGCCATTGAGTATGTGGATTACGATGTAATTGGATAGAAGAATCTCTGCATATTGACTATGGTCATTGAAacaacttttttctttctttgcattGCAAGTATGCAATGCTTGTTCTACAAGGGATTTTAGATCTGGTCTATATTCATTCAACATGTTATACTATTAGTTGTAGCAAAAGCTCCATTTATCCATGTGataattgttgtattatttaagTGCTGGGATTTCCTTGTTTGTAGTGATGTTTTTTACAATTACTTGCTTGTTTTTATTCCTCCAGAACAAGGgatgtattataattattttttatttcttgtgttTATATGCAGTGAGGACGAAGCAAGAATGAAGATATACTCAGTTTCAACCAGACATTACTATGCATTTGGTGCTTTGGTGTCTGAAGAGGTCTCATATAAGATCAAAGGTGCATGAcctcttttcttatttttttgccaCTCCAATGCTATTTGTTACCTATGtctcataatttttaattttttcctcagAACTTCCTGGAGTTCGGTGGGTTCTTCCAGATTCCTATCTAGATGTGAAGAACAAGGATTATGGAGGTAAATGTTCATTTTTAATCTtgaatatttctttatttggtGTCTCTTTGTTTTGAGCTATTAATACTAGAAACGTACGTTATTGATTTTCAGGGGAACCTTTCATTAATGGGCAAGCTGTGCCTTATGACCCAAAATACCATGAggaatgggtgagaaataatGCTAGAGCAAATGAGAGAAATAGGCGCAATGACAGGCCACGCAATTATGATAGATCAAGGAACTATGAGAGGAGAAGGGAGAACATGAATACTCGAGATAGTCAGATGCCTCCTCAAAATCAGGGCATGCAGAATGTCGCTCCAAAGACTGCTGGGATGCCTCCCAACAACATGGGAGGGATGCCACCCCGCAACATGGGAGGGATGCCTCCCCAGAACATGGGAGGGATGCCTCCCCAGAACATGGGAGGGATGCCACCCAACAACATGGGAAGGATGCCACCCAACAATATGGGAGGAATGACACCGAATCAAGGATGGTCCGGTAACATGCCTGGAAATGCTCCAAACTTCCAAACTGGCCCCAACTATGGAAACGCTCCTGGAAATGCGCAGAACTTCCAACCTGGTCCTGGTCCTAACTATGGAAACACACCTTACCAAGGTGCTACACCCAATGCTCAATATCACCAGAATAACTATCCTCCAAATGTTGGTGGAGGAAACATGCCTGGTGGGAACTACCAATCTTAAATCTTTGTTCTAATATGAATTCAGAGACCATTGTAGCTTTTAGGCATTGTTGTAGATAAAGATAATATGCCTAGACTTATGGTTATTGGCTACTAAAGAATTGCTATTGAATATGTTGGGCAACTTATAAGTTATAACAGATTCATTTGTTTGCATCATGTAGCACAATAAATTTTGTTGGATGTTTAGCAGGTTCATAATATTGATGGTGTTGGGTAAATTTCTATGAGTGCCATGAACTGATTGATCTCTTTGAATGATATTTCTTTTGTTCATAGTTGCTCTTAGACCTTGCAATTCCATGCATCATACCTTTGATAGTGATTAGTGACATGTCCACTGGTCTGGTTTACTCAATAAGCGTGGCCTGTATGGATGGGTTTAGTATAAAGCTTTTCTAAGTTCAGGTTGGTTTGGCTTggcccaaattattatttaactttgGACATAGTTTTGCATTGAAAAGATTTGTTAAAATTGGTCATTGAATGCCAATGATTCAATAGATTGGTCTAAGTCTCATTGTAttagtctttttaatttgttctcCATGGAGAATACAAGGGTCCTACCTAATCCAATGATCCTTTAAAACTCCAGGTGTATTTTCCAGTATTAATAACCCCTTGTGCCACTGCCCATAGAACAAAGTGAAAAACCTTgaagaaaaacattaaaaatcatgGAATAATTACCTAGAAAAACCTTGAACAATTCGTGTTTTCATTGCCTACTAGCGTAATCTAAACAACAATTGACTTTTCCTTGGGACTTTGCTCTTTATATATGCTTATGTTTGTCCATTGTTTTgcacattgaaaattttaaagcaaactAAGCAATGGCCAGTAACACCGAGACCAGCAAGACCACTGCTGATTACATAGCTGTTTCTGCCGCCGTCGAGCCCCCTCCTGAGGCTGCCCTAGTTGTGCAGTCAAAGAACAAGAACAACAAGAAGAAGAACAGAAGGTGTATATTCTTGTGTTGCTCTAACATGCAGTTCGAGAACGAGGAAGAAAAGGCGAAGGCCTTGCAGTTTTTGAACAGTGGGGAAACCAAAGTTGGGATGGTGATGTGTTGTTCCAATTTCCAAATCGGTTCTGAGCTTGAAGACGCCCCTCCCAAAATTCCAAAGTGATGTCACCATTCATGAACTGCCCTTTGGTAgcataaattacaaataaaagaacttacaatgtttgtaaaataaataaatattgtatcaTGGTGTATAGAATCGTGTGTTGTTCTATCGATAGTATAGTTTTATTGTAATAAAcatttttctgttcttttaGCTCTAGCTATGGTAGTGTAATAAACGAATTGTGAGTGATTTTTTGTggtattttattgttttgggtaAAGTACAAAAATGGTATCTGAACTATTGACTTCATCCTATTTCagtcattgaactattaattttttttcgaaatcaaatattttactGACTCTCCCCATTAGCTGCTATTAGATGAGTGATGGGAAATTGATATATGGGTTTCTTTATtggtctaataacaaatttagctctctaATATTTagatattctatcaatttgatcttaaatataaaatatttaacaagtttaacctttaatatttatacgCATTTGTCATCCATTACACCAATAACCAAATCTAATTGCAATAATCaatcttttcttctcctttttaaCTGTCAAAATAATCCAATCAATAAACTCAAATCTTGCTACCAAACGCGACTCATTCACGGTTGATagattttcattgtttttataCCCATTATCAAAGGGTGAGCTAAAAGGGCTAAAAATAATCTCTTTTTTAAGAttgttttgtgaaatttttagagttaaaactaaattgcataaattttgtaatttttgagggctaaatttattgaatttttttagaatttgaactaaaatggacaaattttgtaaacattgagggcttaatttgttgaatattttatatataggaTCAGAGCAATAGAATGTCTAAACattgaatggttaaatttgttattagaataaaaaaaaaccccagATCAACTTTCCGTCGCTCATCTAACGACAACTAACGGGAGAGTGatcaaaatatttgatttcgaaaagttaagtgactaaattaaaaattttaataattcaatgaccaaaatagaacgaaaacaataatttagagaccatttatatagtttacctattattttttatccttcGATGCTAAGTTATGGTATAAGTAATTAAAAGTAAGCCCTTGAAAGCAATCTTGAAATTGTATAAGATTATGTAAATGTATGAATAATTCTGCAATTGTGATTGGACCATAAAGAAACTTATACATAAACTTTTGTCTATGTTTCTAGATGGTCCAtgcaataatttttattaagcaaGTTCTACAATTTTCAGTAAGCAATGATGTAAATGCATTTGATAATAGCTTCAACTAAATAGGAAAAtcagattattattttttaaaaaatctactCCTATTTTGAGATTCCATTTGAAgagttgaaataaaaatactatggagacactaaatatatatatatttaagctCTTATCCATTCTGCCAATTGGTAACAAACCTGAAACAATTTTGATGGTAAGTGATGATCATGGGATACACTGAAAATACAAACGTCAAAGACAGTGTCACCGTGCCCCCTAAGGAACTCGAAGCTGTTCCGGAAGTTCCGGCCCTTGACCCCACCGTTGACCACGGCTCGATGTCTGAAAAGAATGATAATAAGAACAGGAAGAGAAGTTGTTTCCTGTTATGTTTCTCAAATGTTGAGCTTGGAAATGAAGATGGCAAAAGGAAAGCCTTTTCTTTCCTTGAGAATAGTAACAGGCGCTGCATGGCCATATGTTTTTCCAATTTCGAAGTTGGACCGAAGATGAAAGGATGATTCCAGGCTTATCGTGTATCCTGTTCGTAGTTCGTGTATTCATATCGTGTTTGTGTTATTATGTTGTAAGAAAATTGAATTTCCGAGTTTGGATAGTTCGTGTGGATGTTTTAAATTATGCACACGACTGAAACATACCCCAGCTAACAAGCTTGCCATTAAAATTGTCTGCAACATCAATGTAAACCTTGGACTGTTTATATGCCTTTGCAAGCTCTTGTTTCCTAAAGTTCAGATCATCCTCTAACCTGGATATCCTCATAGCTAGATCCTTCAGCTTCTGACGTTCGATTTGACCGATGTAAGCGCAAGCGATTTTCTTCAAATGTTCCATGGCGAAATCCACCTTGAAACTGATACGTAAAGCGTCCTTGATTGCGTCCCTCCACTTCAATATCCTATCCTCGGTGATTTCCTCGAGTCGAAGATCGTTCATCTCTTTGACACTAGCGCAGAACATTATGTATACCATCTCGGTGATGCTCGGGTTCATCTTACTTGTTGCAGAAATATCGCCACAAGCATCAATGATTGTCTCGAGGGTAGGGATCAGAGAGTGTGGGAAACTATATTTCCCGTGCTTTATGCGATCTCCATCTAAGCCATCGAAGTCTGAAAACTTCCCCTTGCTCTCTTCCTCGGCTTCGATTTTCGTAAGTAGGTCGCTAATGGGAATTTCATCGTTACAGCATGTTGCTACTTCAGGTTTTGTCGGGTTGAGATCCACATTAACCAGGATCATCTGTAGCAGGTTTTGAAACTCATTCATGTCCACATCCATGAACTGAAAACATTACCAAACATTGAATTGTAAACCAAACACAGAGGAAATTGTACATGAGTTTTGGATTGAATAAATACTTACGTCTTTAAGAGGAAATGCTTCAATGGCGGGGTTCGTTCTGGGATTGATTGCGGCAAGCTCCAATGACAAGAACTGCAACTGCAACATAAGTAggtatatataaatgtaaaatatatacagTTATGTTAATATAAATGTTAAGGGAGTCCAGTTTCTTTCCAGagaaatcttcaaaatattGTCTATTTAGAGCTGATCGGCCCTTAATGGGCCGGTATTGTACTCGAGTTGAGTCGGAGCATGTGGAATGAGAATGCCTTGTTGGATTGGTCGTGAGTAATTGACGGGCCACGTAATGAGAGGATGTACGCACCTCGTGCTAGATAGAGTTTGAACCCctaatttgtaccatcttttcCCTCAAATGATCTATATCCTATATAGGTCAAGAATTGAAACCTTACCGGGCACAACACACTCACATCCCTTCAGTAGGTGGCCCGAGCATTAGGCACGACCTGATCAAATGTGGACCTCCTATTTTGAATACCCCGCCTCAAGCTCAGGCTCTCAACAGAGTCGGAAGACAAAATCCCTGTTCGACCAGGAGACAATACTGACCTATTTGAAGGCTCCAACTCAGGACAAATAATACTTTAAAGACTTCTCCTGTCCGAACTCCCCTcaacaaataaacataaacagAAGGATCCACACCTCGCTCTCACGTTGCAGTGATTGAATGTAACTAAAAATCTCATCAAGCAAAAGCGCCCCCTGAACCTGAATCCAAAAGTGGCTTATATTGTGCCATAAGTAATGAAAATATTCGTATCCATTAGCATACCTTATTGCAAGCAGGGATCAGATCCTTAAGAATTTTGGTACTTTCACTTATTTGTTCTCTCATAGCCTGCCAATAACAAAGTTCAGATCAGTGGAAACATATTCAAAGCCTGCAACTATGTCACAAAATTGCAAAAACTCCATGAATTATATATCAAATTGTTGAAGTTGGCCTCCATGCAGCACATGCAGCATCAAGAAGCAGAATAAGCTGCCCGAACCATGCAGGCTGCAGTTGAAGCCAATGCTGCTGATTTTGTTACTTCAAGTTAATGTTTTGCTGGTTAGTTAGATTTGAACTAAGTTGGTGATATACTTGATGTAATTAGGTGATGTTTGAGCTGATAAATCAGCTTTACAAAGTGTACAAGTTATGTTTTTAACAAGTTTCAATGTTATTAGTGGAGTTAGGTGATGATTAGGTGACCATGTTTTCATTTTGACTAGCTGAAAAGCTTGTATATGTATTGGCATTATGCCATCTTTCAATGTTAATGAAAATTATCAGAATTCTTCATCAAATTCTCTCTTAGTTCTTTGCTTTCTTTTGTTCTTCAAGCCTGATTCTGTTTGTTTGTTCAGCAAGTATCGAGCCTTCAAGCTCAAGAAACTGCTAAATTCATTCATCTTCCATTCTTAGTTCCAACACAAATTACCCTGTGACCATCAGTGGCTTGAGCTCTTCTTGCTCCTAAATTGCTGTAATCTTGTTTAGCCTTTTGCTCCATTGGCTTGCCTGAACCTGAACTAGGTTCTGCTTCAGCTTTAGAATCACCATAGGAGAGCAGCAATTCCAGTTTTGATTTTAACAGTCTATTCTCAGCAATCAGCCCTTCATTTTCCTCTTTCAAATGCTTGTTCTCCGCTGACAGTTCATCTGCTGTTATCTGCACTAAGACATGTTAGCGTCAAAGAAGACACATCTCCAGCTGACCATGGCAATCCTTAAAGTTATTTTAGAGTAACATAAAATTTGACAAACTTTGttatgttttatatgtttacCTTGCGCTTTTGCCTATACCTGTAATCACTtagttttttgttttctcttttctgaGCTAAACTAAGTTTAGGCCTTCCACCTTCAGATTTCGTTTGGTACGAACCTTCGGATGTTCCTAATTGATTCAACTGGTCTTGATCTGTTAAAGACTGAGCGAGTCCACCATTTATAGCAGAGATCTCAGCTTTGTCCTCCACGAAACCAACCAGCTCCATCCATTGACCATCAACTGGTTTCTTTGAAGTGAAAAATGAACTGGACCCATCTGATGAATAACCCTCCATGCTCACCAGATAAAActctttaattttgattttgtagcCAGCAAAACACAGAGACCAATGATGTTTAAGCTAAGACCATCTCATTCATATATGAAACAATGTTCGGAAACAACAAGGCTTGTATTTCCTTGGTTTTCTTGCTTCTTTCCTTCAAGATTGTCGCCACAATAACTTGTCACCTATTTCAATCATTCTTATAAGAATCTacttagaaattgatttgaacacTATTATTGTTGGACGGAGAATGCTAAATGTCTGTGTtatattgagtaaaaatatttaatttgaatataacgATAGATAATTCAGGATTTAACAAATGTGTAATGCTACAACTTCAATGGTTTTTGTTTGAGCAGGTTTGTAAGCTTATAGAACCTTTTCTTTTGCTATACAATTCTGAGACATGCTTATGAATTTCAAGACAACCATTTGAGGTAACAATCAGTATATGAatccaaataaaatatcataaaaaaatccCTGTCTACGGTACCCGAATTAAGAAAAAAGTAGGATACATCCGGTATGAGTATCTACGTAGACCAGATGTGTCACATAAGGataatttgaagaaaataaagattccAAGTGAGTAAGTTTCTATCAGCTGCAAAATGTGACAGTAGTACAGAGACTATGTAGATTGTTGTGATATCGACACAAACTACATGGTAGATCTCTCAATCCTTTTTAGGACTTTTTCCCATCATCCTTGCATCCGGTTCCCAGTCTTAATTCTCAAGCCAGTCCAATTGTTTTCAGCTTTCTTCACTGCTTGTGCATTCGATTTTGCTCAATGTGCCtcaaaccaaattaacaaaccATAAGGGAACAACGCCCCAATATTTGAGCCACCACCAACGATGTTTAGGTGGGTAGTTTGAGCGTCAATCGCTGATAAAGAAAGCCTTTTGGTGAAGCTCATTGGAGTGTTGGAGTTGCATATCATCAAacagatataaataaaagtggCAATTTCGATGCTGATACAGCATAAGATTGGGGGAAAATCCAAGCGATCTTATTTGGGTGAGCCCTAAAATTTAAGGTATAAAGTGGATAACAATGGCGAGTATTACTCGAACAAATAAGAATACCATACAGAAAGATTATGTCAATCTTTTGAAGGAGCAAGATATCAACTAAAATGGTATACCAGTTTCATATGATCGGATTTTTCCGCAGTATAAGTGTCGAGAATGGTATCTCATTTTCAGCAATGCATAATTCTATTGGAAGAAGACTAAGGAAATAAACCTGTGCTGACAGGTACTCCAATGAAGTTCTCAGCAGCATTGACACACATCTTGGACTCCTCATATATCTCAGTGCGTTTCTTCTTCCAGTCATTCACCTCAGCTTCTAATGTTGAGATCTTTGAATCAATGTAATGAAGCAATTTGCACCCTCGTTGACCAATGTAAGCAAAGACAACTTTCTTCAAATGCTCCATGGCAAATGCCACATTGAAA from Gossypium raimondii isolate GPD5lz chromosome 1, ASM2569854v1, whole genome shotgun sequence harbors:
- the LOC105778368 gene encoding uncharacterized protein LOC105778368; protein product: MREQISESTKILKDLIPACNKVQGALLLDEIFSYIQSLQRESELQFLSLELAAINPRTNPAIEAFPLKDFMDVDMNEFQNLLQMILVNVDLNPTKPEVATCCNDEIPISDLLTKIEAEEESKGKFSDFDGLDGDRIKHGKYSFPHSLIPTLETIIDACGDISATSKMNPSITEMVYIMFCASVKEMNDLRLEEITEDRILKWRDAIKDALRISFKVDFAMEHLKKIACAYIGQIERQKLKDLAMRISRLEDDLNFRKQELAKAYKQSKVYIDVADNFNGKLVSWGMFQSCA
- the LOC105778344 gene encoding multiple organellar RNA editing factor 8, chloroplastic/mitochondrial; translation: MATQALSRALLSKPKALSSLLFPSSRSFSSFSSSSSAASSTKTLITPSPPPSLSFLRRLRAPPYYSLLRGSLSPAVKSFSTRAARSSLNDPNPNYSNRPPKETILLDGCDFEHWLVVMEPPKEDATRDDIIDSYIKTLAQVVGSEDEARMKIYSVSTRHYYAFGALVSEEVSYKIKELPGVRWVLPDSYLDVKNKDYGGEPFINGQAVPYDPKYHEEWVRNNARANERNRRNDRPRNYDRSRNYERRRENMNTRDSQMPPQNQGMQNVAPKTAGMPPNNMGGMPPRNMGGMPPQNMGGMPPQNMGGMPPNNMGRMPPNNMGGMTPNQGWSGNMPGNAPNFQTGPNYGNAPGNAQNFQPGPGPNYGNTPYQGATPNAQYHQNNYPPNVGGGNMPGGNYQS